One Campylobacter concisus DNA window includes the following coding sequences:
- the ttdA gene encoding L(+)-tartrate dehydratase subunit alpha, producing the protein MDKQKAVQKMTEVMAKFVGYTGKVLPDDVTAKLLELSERETQPLAKEIYKTMFENQRLAKELNRPSCQDTGVIQFFVRCGANFPLIGELEELLREAVLQATREAPLRHNSVETFDEYNTGKNVGKGTPSVFWEIVPNSSECEIYTYMAGGGCSLPGKATVLMPGMGYEGVVKFVMDIMTSYGINACPPLLVGVGVGTSIDVASLLSKKALMRPLGSKNPNERAALTEKLLEEGINKIGLGPQGMSGASSVMGVHIENCARHPSVIAVAVNVGCWSHRKGHIVWDTDLNFDVKSHKEFAL; encoded by the coding sequence ATGGATAAACAAAAAGCTGTGCAAAAGATGACTGAGGTCATGGCGAAATTTGTCGGCTACACGGGCAAAGTGCTGCCTGACGACGTGACGGCGAAGCTACTTGAGCTTAGCGAGCGCGAGACGCAACCGCTGGCAAAGGAGATCTACAAAACGATGTTTGAAAACCAGCGCCTTGCAAAGGAGTTAAACCGCCCGTCCTGTCAGGATACTGGAGTGATCCAGTTTTTCGTAAGATGTGGCGCAAATTTTCCGCTTATCGGCGAGCTTGAAGAGCTGCTACGAGAGGCGGTACTGCAAGCTACTCGCGAGGCCCCGCTTCGTCACAACAGCGTCGAGACATTTGATGAGTACAATACCGGCAAAAACGTCGGAAAGGGCACGCCGAGTGTGTTTTGGGAGATCGTGCCAAATAGCAGCGAGTGCGAGATCTACACATATATGGCAGGTGGTGGCTGCAGCTTGCCTGGTAAAGCAACCGTGCTGATGCCTGGCATGGGCTATGAGGGCGTTGTTAAATTTGTCATGGATATAATGACAAGCTACGGCATAAACGCCTGCCCGCCGCTACTAGTGGGTGTTGGCGTGGGCACTTCGATCGACGTAGCGTCCTTGCTTTCTAAAAAGGCGCTGATGAGGCCTTTGGGCTCTAAAAATCCAAACGAACGAGCCGCATTAACTGAAAAGTTACTAGAAGAGGGCATCAATAAAATTGGCCTTGGACCACAAGGCATGAGCGGTGCAAGCTCTGTCATGGGCGTGCATATAGAAAACTGTGCTCGCCACCCAAGCGTCATAGCTGTCGCCGTAAATGTGGGCTGTTGGTCGCACCGCAAGGGTCACATCGTCTGGGACACAGATCTAAATTTCGACGTAAAATCGCACAAGGAGTTCGCGCTATGA
- a CDS encoding lysozyme inhibitor LprI family protein: MKKLLTVVLFLNIALYGQTELTIATKECLKKASNTQDIEECISANQPKTEVQEIIENLKKKTPACKGISTLDMEECASIEEKVYDEILNKEYKEAMNGLKVQKIKNNLKDAQRKWIAYRDAKCIAEHPLPMYNNTETLGHSYCLINTIKQRAEELANIVENLEYYNRFTFLDKE; the protein is encoded by the coding sequence ATGAAAAAACTACTTACAGTGGTGTTATTTTTAAACATAGCATTGTATGGGCAAACCGAACTTACAATCGCAACAAAAGAGTGTTTAAAAAAGGCAAGTAATACGCAAGATATTGAGGAATGCATAAGTGCAAATCAGCCAAAAACAGAGGTACAAGAAATAATAGAAAATTTAAAGAAAAAAACACCAGCTTGTAAAGGAATTAGTACATTAGATATGGAGGAGTGTGCGTCAATAGAGGAAAAGGTTTATGATGAAATTTTAAATAAAGAATATAAAGAAGCAATGAATGGTTTAAAAGTACAAAAAATTAAAAATAATCTAAAAGATGCTCAACGTAAATGGATAGCATATAGAGATGCTAAGTGTATCGCAGAACATCCTCTACCTATGTACAATAATACTGAAACTCTTGGACATTCATATTGTCTTATAAACACCATTAAACAAAGAGCAGAAGAGTTAGCAAATATAGTAGAAAATTTAGAATACTACAACCGATTTACTTTTTTAGACAAAGAGTAA
- the ttdB gene encoding L(+)-tartrate dehydratase subunit beta has translation MSKKILTTPISAEDLSNIKIGDVIYLTGHIVTCRDVPHRRVVEEGRELPLDITGGAILHAGPIIRKTGEKSFEMVSVGPTTSMRMEKFEREFIAKTGVRLIVGKGGMGEGTMSGCNEFGAVHCVFPAGCAVVAATQVEEIESADWTELGMPETLWKCRVKEFGPLIVSIDAHGNNLFEQNKVKFNEKKDEALAEILPQVGFIK, from the coding sequence ATGAGTAAGAAAATTTTAACCACGCCAATAAGCGCCGAGGATCTTTCAAACATCAAAATCGGCGATGTCATATACCTCACGGGACACATCGTTACCTGCCGAGACGTGCCGCACAGACGCGTAGTGGAGGAGGGTAGAGAGCTACCGCTAGATATAACAGGCGGTGCGATCCTACACGCAGGGCCGATCATCAGAAAAACTGGCGAAAAAAGCTTTGAGATGGTCTCAGTAGGACCTACAACCAGCATGAGAATGGAGAAATTTGAGCGAGAATTTATCGCAAAAACTGGCGTTCGTCTCATCGTGGGCAAAGGCGGTATGGGTGAGGGCACTATGAGCGGTTGCAATGAGTTTGGCGCTGTTCACTGTGTATTTCCAGCAGGCTGTGCGGTGGTGGCCGCAACGCAGGTTGAAGAGATAGAGAGTGCGGACTGGACGGAGCTTGGTATGCCTGAGACTCTTTGGAAGTGCCGCGTCAAGGAGTTTGGCCCGTTAATCGTCTCGATAGATGCGCATGGAAACAATCTTTTTGAGCAAAATAAGGTCAAATTTAACGAGAAAAAGGACGAGGCATTAGCTGAAATTTTACCGCAGGTAGGGTTTATAAAGTAG
- the polA gene encoding DNA polymerase I, protein MKTLTIIDTFGFFFRLYYAMSGLKNRDGKPSGMISGFANFIASLKDEYQSDYLIFALDSKGKTLRHEILGEYKANRSEPPAQLKEQLPVCIDMIEKMGLYSLSREGYEADDIIASTVKICKDKDIFVRIVTHDKDLYQLIEDGKVSIYSPQSKIDHDSASCFEKYGVYPAQVRDFLAIAGDSSDNIPGVKGIGAVGAKKLLAEYGSLEGIYENLALLRNERTKNMLAAARDEAFLSKKLATLFDDAITSLDLEHSKFPEQNPLINISEILKEYDLNRLLKSLQKEENAEFKLGFRANLLLDEASIEKLLSSVTPETIVAFDTETTGVDSKNAKIVGFSFCFNDEDAYYVPVAHNYLGAPKQIDLKFATWAVGQIYKGCVIGQNLKYDFEIVKNNLGLNPPANFKDTMILAWLSDPNSSVGMDALAKRLYDYDTIKFEDVVKKGQTFGDVPLENAAKYASEDAWITLKFYKTFQNTLDKNLLALADTHEFPFILTLFDMEQNGIKINEAKMQKLILENDTKLKALTSEIYELSGENFNINSVKQLGVILFEHLKLPTKKKTKTGYSTDESVLAELTDAHPVIEKILAYRELYKLQSTYCEPLLALAKKDEGSRIYTSFLQTGTSTGRLSSKNPNLQNIPARGNLAKDVRECFEAREGYSFVGLDYSQIELRLLAHFSRDPALLEAFKNDEDIHARTAISIFGSSDGQNRAVAKSINFGLIYGMGSSKLANQVNITRAEAKEYIERYFKAFATIKEFLESIKISAKNDGFVQTLLGRKRYFDFKSATPMQIAMFEREAVNTVFQGSAADLVKMAMVKVRANLDEKASMLLQIHDELIFEVKDEFAQEFGRATQKTMEEIYKLNVPLKTSLNIAKNWGELK, encoded by the coding sequence ATGAAAACACTTACGATTATTGATACTTTTGGCTTCTTTTTTAGGCTTTACTACGCTATGAGCGGGCTTAAAAACAGAGATGGCAAACCAAGTGGCATGATAAGTGGCTTTGCAAATTTCATAGCAAGCCTAAAAGACGAGTACCAAAGCGACTACCTCATCTTCGCACTTGATAGCAAGGGCAAGACCTTGCGCCACGAAATTTTGGGCGAATACAAGGCAAACAGGAGCGAGCCGCCAGCTCAGCTAAAAGAGCAGCTGCCAGTTTGTATAGATATGATAGAAAAAATGGGGCTTTACAGCCTTAGCCGCGAGGGCTACGAGGCTGATGATATCATCGCAAGCACAGTTAAAATTTGCAAAGATAAAGATATATTTGTGCGAATAGTCACGCACGATAAAGACCTTTACCAGCTCATAGAGGACGGCAAAGTGAGCATCTACAGCCCACAAAGCAAGATCGACCACGATAGTGCTAGCTGCTTTGAAAAGTATGGCGTATATCCAGCGCAAGTGAGGGACTTTTTAGCGATTGCAGGAGACAGCTCAGATAATATCCCAGGCGTCAAAGGTATCGGCGCAGTGGGAGCTAAGAAGCTTTTGGCTGAGTATGGCAGCTTAGAGGGAATTTATGAAAATTTAGCCCTTCTTAGAAACGAGCGCACCAAAAATATGCTAGCAGCCGCAAGAGACGAGGCGTTTTTGAGCAAAAAACTAGCCACACTCTTTGATGACGCCATCACTTCGCTTGATCTTGAGCACTCTAAATTTCCAGAGCAAAATCCTCTGATAAATATCTCAGAAATTTTAAAAGAGTATGACCTAAACAGGCTTCTTAAGAGCTTACAAAAAGAAGAAAATGCCGAATTTAAGCTTGGCTTTAGAGCAAATTTACTACTTGATGAGGCAAGCATTGAAAAACTACTCTCAAGCGTCACTCCAGAGACCATAGTCGCCTTTGACACCGAGACCACGGGCGTTGATAGCAAGAACGCAAAGATCGTTGGTTTTAGCTTTTGCTTTAACGACGAGGACGCCTATTACGTGCCAGTGGCTCACAACTACCTAGGCGCGCCAAAGCAAATAGACCTAAAATTTGCCACTTGGGCGGTAGGGCAAATTTATAAAGGCTGCGTAATCGGACAAAATTTAAAGTATGACTTTGAGATCGTGAAAAACAACCTTGGGCTCAACCCGCCTGCAAATTTTAAAGACACGATGATACTTGCTTGGCTTAGCGATCCAAACTCAAGTGTCGGCATGGACGCGCTAGCAAAGAGACTATATGACTATGACACGATCAAATTTGAAGATGTGGTCAAAAAGGGGCAAACTTTTGGCGATGTGCCGCTAGAAAATGCCGCTAAATACGCGAGCGAGGACGCTTGGATAACGCTTAAATTTTATAAAACTTTTCAAAACACGCTTGATAAAAATTTACTAGCCCTTGCCGATACGCATGAGTTTCCTTTTATCCTCACGCTCTTTGACATGGAGCAAAACGGCATCAAGATAAATGAAGCTAAGATGCAAAAGCTCATCCTTGAAAACGACACCAAACTAAAGGCGCTAACAAGTGAAATTTACGAGCTAAGCGGCGAAAATTTCAACATAAACTCCGTAAAACAGCTTGGCGTCATACTTTTTGAGCACTTAAAACTCCCTACCAAAAAGAAGACAAAAACAGGATATAGCACCGATGAGAGCGTGCTAGCTGAGCTTACGGACGCTCATCCAGTGATAGAGAAAATTTTAGCTTACCGCGAGCTATATAAACTGCAAAGCACCTACTGCGAGCCGCTTTTAGCACTTGCGAAAAAGGATGAGGGCTCGCGAATTTATACGAGCTTTTTGCAAACTGGCACGAGTACTGGCAGGCTTTCAAGTAAAAATCCAAATTTGCAAAATATCCCAGCTCGTGGCAACCTCGCAAAAGATGTCAGAGAGTGCTTTGAGGCGCGCGAGGGGTATAGTTTTGTGGGGCTTGACTACAGCCAGATCGAGCTTAGACTGCTAGCTCACTTTAGCCGTGATCCTGCGCTGCTTGAAGCGTTTAAAAATGATGAGGATATTCACGCAAGGACGGCTATTAGCATATTTGGTAGCAGCGACGGGCAAAATAGAGCCGTGGCAAAGAGTATAAATTTTGGCCTAATTTACGGCATGGGCTCAAGCAAGCTGGCAAATCAAGTAAATATCACAAGAGCCGAGGCAAAAGAGTACATAGAGCGCTATTTCAAGGCGTTTGCGACGATCAAAGAGTTTTTAGAGAGCATAAAAATCTCAGCCAAAAACGATGGCTTTGTGCAGACACTACTTGGCAGAAAGCGCTACTTTGACTTTAAAAGCGCTACGCCTATGCAAATAGCGATGTTTGAGCGCGAGGCGGTAAATACGGTTTTTCAAGGCTCAGCGGCAGATCTAGTTAAGATGGCGATGGTAAAAGTTAGGGCAAATTTAGATGAAAAAGCGAGTATGTTGCTTCAGATCCACGACGAGCTGATCTTTGAAGTAAAAGACGAGTTTGCACAGGAATTTGGCAGAGCGACGCAAAAGACGATGGAGGAAATTTACAAGCTAAATGTGCCACTTAAAACATCGCTAAATATCGCCAAAAACTGGGGTGAGTTAAAATAG